The following proteins are co-located in the Bordetella bronchialis genome:
- a CDS encoding mandelate racemase/muconate lactonizing enzyme family protein, protein MKIVEIREVTKPISSPIRNAYIDFSKMTLSLVAVITDVLRDGKPVVGYGFNSNGRYGQGMLMRERFIPRVLSAEPDTLLDATGQNLDPHKIWDRMFINEKPGGHGERSVAMGTLDMAVWDAVAKIANKPLFQLLAERYGDGTPDRRVFVYAAGGYYYPGKGLESLQDEMRGYLDRGYSVVKMKIGGASLDEDLRRIDAVLDVLQDGQRLCVDANGRFDLKTAIAYAKALSRYDLFWYEEAGDPLDYALQAELAQHYEKPMATGENLFSMQDARNLIRYGGMRPDRDWLQFDCALSYGLVEYLRTLEMLKSYGWSPARCIPHGGHQMSLNIAAGLGLGGNESYPDLFQPYGGFPDGVRVEDSYITMPDLPGIGFEGKADLYAEMRGLSEG, encoded by the coding sequence TTGAAAATCGTCGAAATCCGCGAGGTGACCAAGCCGATCAGCTCGCCCATCCGCAATGCCTATATCGATTTCAGCAAAATGACGTTGAGCCTGGTGGCGGTCATTACCGACGTGTTGCGCGACGGCAAGCCGGTGGTGGGCTATGGGTTCAATTCCAACGGGCGTTATGGCCAGGGGATGCTGATGCGCGAGCGCTTCATTCCCCGGGTGCTGTCGGCGGAGCCCGATACGCTGCTGGACGCGACGGGACAGAACCTGGATCCGCACAAAATCTGGGACCGGATGTTCATCAACGAGAAGCCCGGCGGGCACGGGGAGCGCTCGGTGGCGATGGGGACGCTGGATATGGCGGTGTGGGACGCCGTGGCGAAGATTGCGAACAAGCCGCTGTTCCAGTTGCTGGCGGAGCGCTATGGCGACGGGACGCCGGATCGGCGGGTGTTCGTGTACGCGGCGGGCGGTTACTACTACCCCGGCAAGGGGCTGGAGAGCCTGCAGGACGAGATGCGCGGGTATTTGGATCGCGGGTATTCGGTGGTGAAGATGAAGATCGGCGGGGCGTCGCTGGACGAAGACCTGCGCCGTATCGATGCGGTGCTGGATGTGCTGCAGGATGGGCAGCGCTTGTGCGTGGACGCCAATGGCCGCTTCGATCTGAAGACGGCGATCGCTTATGCCAAGGCGCTGTCGCGATATGACCTGTTCTGGTATGAAGAGGCCGGCGATCCGCTGGATTACGCGCTGCAGGCGGAGCTGGCGCAGCACTACGAAAAGCCCATGGCCACGGGGGAAAATCTATTCTCCATGCAGGACGCACGTAATCTGATCCGCTACGGCGGGATGCGGCCGGACCGGGATTGGCTGCAGTTCGACTGCGCGCTCAGCTATGGGTTGGTGGAGTATCTGCGTACGCTGGAGATGCTGAAGAGCTATGGCTGGTCGCCGGCCCGTTGCATTCCGCACGGGGGGCATCAGATGTCCTTGAATATCGCGGCGGGGTTGGGGTTGGGGGGGAACGAGTCGTATCCGGATTTGTTCCAGCCTTATGGGGGGTTTCCGGACGGGGTGCGGGTGGAGGATAGCTATATCACCATGCCGGATCTGCCGGGGATCGGGTTCGAGGGCAAGGCGGATCTTTATGCGGAGATGCGGGGGCTTTCCGAGGGGTGA
- a CDS encoding Cof-type HAD-IIB family hydrolase, whose translation MAQLELGAGGNAPGTGQRPDAKRAIRLLVSDVDGTLVRPDKQVSAPTLAAIRALREAGVAFTLVSSRPPRGMLPLVRMLDIDTPTAAFNGGAIVDTGGRTIEFHPLSTANARIALDLFAGAPAVETWVFADDKWLLRDPAGPYVPLERHTLGYDGTVVDSFEPYLDRIGKIVAASADAQGLIHLEQQINPRIAPDAHASRSQVYYLDVNHARANKGDAVAALARHLGIPLAETAVIGDGDNDVPMFERAGFSIAMAQASAQVRARATVTTASNADDGLAAAVHRFILPAL comes from the coding sequence ATGGCACAGCTTGAACTAGGCGCGGGCGGGAACGCGCCGGGTACCGGCCAGCGTCCGGACGCGAAGCGCGCCATCCGCCTGCTCGTCTCCGATGTCGACGGCACGCTGGTGCGCCCGGACAAACAGGTCAGCGCCCCGACGCTGGCCGCCATCCGCGCGCTGCGCGAGGCCGGCGTGGCCTTTACCCTGGTCAGCAGCCGCCCGCCCCGCGGCATGCTGCCCCTGGTCCGCATGCTGGACATCGACACCCCCACCGCCGCCTTCAACGGCGGTGCCATCGTCGACACCGGCGGCCGCACCATCGAATTCCACCCCCTCTCGACGGCCAACGCGCGCATCGCCCTGGACCTCTTCGCCGGCGCGCCCGCCGTGGAAACCTGGGTCTTCGCCGACGACAAATGGCTGCTGCGGGATCCGGCCGGTCCCTACGTCCCCCTGGAACGGCACACCCTGGGCTACGACGGCACGGTGGTCGACAGCTTCGAACCCTACCTGGACCGCATCGGCAAAATCGTTGCCGCCAGCGCGGACGCCCAGGGCCTGATCCACCTGGAACAACAGATCAACCCGCGCATCGCGCCGGACGCCCACGCATCGCGCTCGCAGGTCTACTACCTGGACGTCAACCACGCGCGCGCCAACAAGGGCGACGCCGTGGCGGCGCTGGCCCGCCACCTGGGCATCCCCCTGGCCGAAACCGCCGTCATCGGCGACGGCGACAACGACGTTCCCATGTTCGAGCGCGCCGGCTTCTCCATCGCCATGGCACAGGCCTCCGCGCAGGTCCGCGCCCGGGCCACGGTCACCACCGCCAGCAACGCCGACGACGGCCTTGCCGCCGCCGTGCACCGCTTCATCCTGCCCGCCCTGTAG
- the zwf gene encoding glucose-6-phosphate dehydrogenase, which translates to MTAAQSTNRSARSQMAPPTTLFLFGAHGDLVKRLLVPSLYNLTRDGLVGDALRIVGVDHNKVSDEEYRGKLGDFMNEIAAKNAAKRGGGEGAEPALDPQLWDRLAQRITYLEGDFLDDATYQAIAQRIESSGTRNAIFYLATAPRFFCEVITRLAHAGLLQEGDGQFRRVVVEKPFGSDLKTAQQLNAGILAVMDERQVYRIDHYLGKETVQNILVSRFSNGLFEAFWNNHYVDHVQITAAETVGVEQRGNFYERTGALRDMVPNHLFQLLAMVAMEPPAAFGADAVRSEKAKVIAAIRPQSPDEARRNSVRGQYAAGEIGGTPVPGYRQENRVAPDSCTETYVALKLWVDNWRWAGVPFYLRTGKRLAVRNTEIAICFKPAPMSPFRDTHVHQMRPNYLIIQIQPDEGMWFDFQAKRPGTTLEIDNIQMGFAYSDFFKMQPSTGYETLLYDCMIGDQTLFQRADNIENGWGAVQPFLDAWQGCTDVHLYAAGSHGPDAADELLRRDGRAWHSLN; encoded by the coding sequence ATGACGGCCGCGCAATCGACAAACCGCTCCGCGCGGTCGCAGATGGCGCCGCCCACCACCCTGTTCCTGTTCGGCGCCCACGGGGACCTGGTCAAGCGCCTGCTGGTGCCGTCCCTGTACAACCTGACGCGCGACGGCCTGGTCGGCGATGCCCTGCGCATCGTCGGCGTGGACCACAACAAAGTCAGCGACGAGGAATATCGCGGCAAGCTGGGCGACTTCATGAACGAAATCGCCGCCAAGAATGCCGCCAAGCGCGGCGGCGGCGAAGGCGCCGAGCCGGCCCTGGACCCGCAGCTGTGGGACCGCCTGGCGCAGCGCATCACCTACCTGGAAGGCGACTTCCTGGACGACGCCACGTACCAGGCCATCGCGCAGCGCATCGAGTCCTCCGGCACGCGCAACGCCATCTTCTACCTGGCCACCGCGCCGCGCTTTTTCTGCGAAGTCATCACCCGCCTGGCGCATGCCGGCCTGCTGCAGGAAGGCGACGGCCAGTTCCGCCGCGTCGTCGTCGAAAAGCCCTTCGGCTCCGACCTGAAGACCGCGCAGCAGCTCAACGCCGGCATCCTGGCGGTAATGGACGAGCGGCAGGTCTACCGCATCGACCACTACCTGGGCAAGGAAACGGTGCAGAACATCCTGGTCAGCCGCTTCTCCAACGGGCTGTTCGAGGCCTTCTGGAACAACCACTACGTGGATCACGTGCAGATCACCGCGGCCGAAACCGTGGGCGTGGAACAGCGCGGCAACTTCTACGAGCGCACCGGCGCGCTGCGCGACATGGTGCCCAACCACCTCTTCCAGCTGCTGGCCATGGTGGCCATGGAGCCGCCCGCGGCCTTCGGCGCCGACGCCGTGCGCAGCGAAAAGGCCAAGGTCATCGCCGCCATCCGGCCGCAATCCCCGGACGAAGCCCGCCGCAATTCCGTGCGCGGCCAGTACGCCGCGGGCGAAATCGGCGGCACGCCCGTGCCCGGCTACCGCCAGGAAAACCGCGTCGCGCCGGACAGCTGCACGGAAACCTATGTCGCGCTGAAACTGTGGGTGGACAATTGGCGCTGGGCCGGCGTGCCCTTCTACCTGCGCACGGGCAAGCGCCTGGCGGTGCGCAACACCGAAATCGCCATCTGCTTCAAGCCCGCGCCGATGTCGCCCTTCCGCGACACGCACGTGCACCAGATGCGGCCCAACTACCTCATCATCCAGATCCAGCCGGACGAAGGCATGTGGTTCGACTTCCAGGCCAAAAGGCCCGGCACCACCCTGGAAATCGACAACATCCAGATGGGATTCGCCTATTCCGACTTCTTCAAGATGCAGCCGTCCACGGGCTATGAAACCCTGCTCTACGACTGCATGATCGGCGACCAGACCCTGTTCCAGCGGGCCGACAACATCGAAAACGGCTGGGGCGCGGTCCAGCCCTTCCTGGATGCCTGGCAGGGCTGCACGGACGTCCACCTGTACGCCGCCGGCTCGCACGGCCCCGATGCCGCCGACGAGCTGTTGCGCCGGGACGGACGCGCATGGCACAGCTTGAACTAG
- a CDS encoding MFS transporter, whose translation MPSPKPAPTIALAVPAPHAGNAEDADGLPLPRRIAAVTAVLGAGVLVVLDGAIANIALPEISGQLQATPADAIWIVTAYQLAVVMFLLPASAVGERYGYRRIFAGGVALFTVASALCALAPSLPWLVAARCLQGLGSAAVMPLGLALLRFIYPRRLLARSIAWNALAVAAASAAGPTLGASILSVASWPWLFAVNLPVGLLVLAACAALPAPAGSTRRIDAGSIALNAIMFAAFVLGSDRLVAHPPQGGALLALSAVSMALLVRRESSKAAPLIPLDLLRVPSFRASVVASVGCFTAQMAAFVALPFYIQHELGQSAVTAGLLMIPWPLAVMAAAPLSARLARRVPGGWLCAAGSACLAMGLALCALWPLDADPALPIALFTSLAGLGFGFFQTPNNQNMLLSAPKERSGAAGGAQGTARLTGLTLGSLLMSLMFALLSPHDAVHCGLAIAALAALAGSVASLLRSGATPHMP comes from the coding sequence ATGCCCAGCCCGAAACCCGCTCCCACGATCGCGCTCGCCGTCCCTGCCCCACATGCAGGCAATGCCGAGGACGCCGACGGCCTTCCCCTGCCGCGGCGCATTGCCGCCGTCACGGCGGTACTGGGCGCGGGCGTACTGGTGGTGCTGGATGGCGCCATCGCCAATATCGCGCTGCCGGAAATCTCCGGGCAATTGCAGGCGACGCCCGCGGATGCGATCTGGATCGTCACCGCCTATCAGCTGGCGGTCGTCATGTTCCTGCTGCCGGCTTCCGCTGTCGGAGAACGCTACGGTTATCGGCGCATCTTCGCGGGCGGCGTGGCGCTGTTCACCGTGGCGTCCGCCTTGTGCGCCCTGGCCCCATCGCTGCCCTGGCTGGTGGCCGCCAGATGCCTTCAAGGCCTGGGCAGCGCCGCCGTCATGCCGCTGGGGCTGGCATTGCTGCGCTTCATCTACCCGCGCCGATTGCTGGCCCGCTCGATCGCCTGGAATGCACTCGCCGTGGCGGCGGCCTCGGCGGCAGGCCCGACGCTGGGCGCCTCGATACTGTCCGTCGCGAGCTGGCCCTGGCTTTTCGCGGTGAATCTACCGGTCGGCCTCCTGGTGCTCGCCGCATGCGCGGCACTGCCCGCACCGGCGGGCTCGACGCGCCGCATCGATGCCGGCAGCATCGCCCTCAACGCGATCATGTTCGCCGCTTTCGTACTGGGCAGCGACCGGCTGGTCGCGCATCCGCCGCAGGGCGGCGCGCTGCTCGCCCTATCGGCCGTCAGCATGGCGCTGCTGGTACGGCGCGAGTCATCGAAGGCCGCGCCATTGATCCCGCTGGACCTGCTGCGCGTGCCCTCGTTCCGCGCCTCCGTCGTGGCGTCCGTGGGCTGCTTCACCGCCCAGATGGCCGCTTTCGTGGCGCTGCCCTTCTACATCCAGCACGAGCTCGGGCAAAGCGCCGTGACCGCCGGCCTTCTCATGATCCCCTGGCCGCTGGCGGTGATGGCGGCCGCGCCGCTGTCGGCACGGCTGGCCCGTCGTGTACCGGGTGGCTGGCTGTGCGCGGCCGGAAGCGCCTGCCTGGCGATGGGCCTGGCCCTGTGCGCCCTGTGGCCGCTGGACGCCGACCCGGCCTTGCCGATCGCCTTGTTCACCAGCCTTGCCGGCCTGGGCTTCGGCTTCTTCCAGACGCCCAACAACCAGAACATGCTGCTGTCGGCCCCCAAGGAACGCAGCGGCGCCGCGGGCGGCGCGCAAGGCACTGCCCGCCTGACCGGCTTGACGCTCGGCAGCCTGCTGATGAGCCTGATGTTCGCGCTGCTCTCCCCGCACGACGCGGTGCACTGCGGCCTGGCAATCGCCGCCCTGGCCGCGCTCGCCGGCAGCGTGGCCAGCCTGCTCAGGAGCGGCGCCACGCCACACATGCCATGA
- a CDS encoding LysR family transcriptional regulator, with the protein MKTATASELTFFVLLAKHGSLSAAARELDMTPPAATKRLAQLEQRLGVRLVNRTTRRVSLTSEGETYLRHASRILADIREMEDQVASSRAEPRGVLRVNATLGFGRTVIAPLVSGYARLHPDVEVRLEVTDRPVDLVEQGLDLAVRFGSLPDSRLSARRLLTNRRFLCASPAYLARHGAPQRPADLASHRCIIHRQNDEAYGVWRFTRNRETEAIKVAGALASNDGDIVLGWALDGHGILVRSEWDAAKYLETGRLRRLLPAYTLPPADLFVYYPGGRHLSARVRTFIDFLAAHFEARNRPAPEAPRPRHAARARTARPASP; encoded by the coding sequence ATGAAAACCGCCACCGCCTCGGAACTGACTTTCTTCGTCCTGCTCGCCAAGCATGGCAGCCTGTCCGCGGCGGCGCGGGAACTCGACATGACCCCGCCGGCCGCCACCAAGCGGCTGGCCCAGCTCGAACAGCGCCTGGGGGTGCGGCTGGTCAACCGCACCACACGGCGCGTCAGCCTGACCAGCGAAGGGGAAACCTATCTGCGCCACGCCAGCCGCATCCTGGCGGACATCCGGGAAATGGAAGACCAGGTGGCCAGCAGCCGCGCAGAGCCGCGCGGCGTCCTGCGCGTCAACGCCACGCTGGGATTCGGCCGCACCGTCATCGCGCCTTTGGTTTCCGGTTATGCGCGGCTGCATCCGGACGTCGAAGTCCGGCTGGAAGTCACCGACCGCCCCGTCGACCTGGTCGAACAGGGCCTGGACCTGGCGGTGCGCTTCGGCAGCTTGCCCGACAGCCGCCTGAGCGCGCGGCGCCTGCTGACCAACCGGCGCTTCCTGTGCGCCTCGCCCGCCTACCTGGCCCGACACGGCGCGCCCCAGCGGCCCGCCGACCTGGCCTCGCACCGCTGCATCATCCACCGCCAGAACGACGAAGCCTACGGTGTGTGGCGCTTTACCCGCAACCGCGAGACCGAAGCCATCAAAGTGGCCGGCGCGCTGGCCAGCAACGACGGCGACATCGTCCTGGGCTGGGCGCTGGACGGCCATGGCATCCTGGTCCGCTCGGAATGGGACGCGGCCAAATACCTGGAAACCGGGCGCCTGCGCCGCCTGCTGCCCGCCTACACCCTGCCGCCGGCCGACCTGTTCGTCTACTACCCCGGCGGCCGCCACCTGTCGGCGCGCGTACGTACCTTCATAGACTTTCTTGCCGCCCATTTCGAGGCGCGGAACCGTCCTGCGCCGGAAGCGCCGCGGCCGCGCCATGCGGCGCGCGCGCGTACGGCAAGGCCTGCGTCACCCTGA
- a CDS encoding LysR family transcriptional regulator: MPTEADLNLLLALNALLSEGSVAKAAERLGLSESAMSRALARLRAATADQLLVRAGRAMVLTPHALALRDRVTELVRESRAVLQPAGVDLDPATLRNLFTIRANDGFIEAYAHRLVARVASVAPGVRLRFAPKPDKDVRPLREGLLDLDIGVLGEAGPEVRVQALFRDRFIAVVREGHALLSEPAITAERYAACGHVVTSRHGRTGGPVDDALAAMGLARNTAVVVPSFNTALSVAAATDLVALIPASYFEHLRERGTLRAFPLPMATEPITVSQMWHPRLDRDPAHRWLRGVVLEICRPPDERREQASARGCPPGSATPA, translated from the coding sequence ATGCCGACCGAAGCCGACCTGAACCTGTTGCTGGCGTTGAACGCGCTGCTTTCCGAGGGCAGCGTCGCCAAGGCCGCGGAACGCCTCGGCCTGAGCGAGTCGGCGATGAGCCGGGCGTTGGCGCGGCTGCGCGCGGCCACCGCCGACCAGCTGCTCGTGCGGGCGGGGCGCGCCATGGTGCTGACCCCCCATGCCCTGGCATTGCGCGATCGCGTGACGGAACTGGTGCGGGAATCGCGTGCGGTGCTGCAGCCTGCCGGCGTGGACCTGGATCCCGCTACGCTCCGGAACCTGTTCACCATACGCGCCAACGATGGCTTCATCGAGGCTTACGCGCACCGCCTGGTAGCGCGCGTCGCCAGCGTAGCCCCGGGCGTCCGGCTGCGTTTCGCGCCCAAGCCGGACAAGGACGTCCGTCCACTCCGCGAAGGACTGCTCGATCTGGATATCGGCGTGCTGGGCGAGGCGGGCCCGGAGGTGCGTGTCCAGGCGCTGTTCCGCGACCGTTTCATCGCGGTCGTGCGCGAAGGCCATGCCTTGCTATCCGAGCCGGCGATCACGGCCGAGCGCTATGCCGCCTGCGGCCATGTGGTGACCTCCCGCCATGGCCGCACGGGCGGGCCGGTGGACGACGCGCTCGCGGCGATGGGACTGGCGCGCAATACCGCGGTCGTGGTGCCCAGCTTCAATACCGCCCTGTCGGTGGCGGCCGCGACCGATCTGGTCGCGTTGATCCCCGCCTCGTACTTCGAACACCTGCGGGAGCGCGGCACCTTGCGCGCGTTCCCGCTGCCGATGGCCACCGAGCCCATTACCGTGTCGCAGATGTGGCATCCGCGCCTGGACCGGGATCCCGCGCATCGCTGGCTGCGCGGGGTGGTGCTGGAGATATGCCGGCCCCCGGACGAGCGGCGCGAACAGGCCTCCGCCCGTGGCTGCCCGCCGGGATCGGCAACGCCGGCGTAG
- the pgl gene encoding 6-phosphogluconolactonase yields the protein MNKEQACIFPDTDSLVEHLADWLISRIAACEGRFALALSGGSTPRPLYALLAEPQRAGRIDWSRVHLFWGDERFVPHDDPQSNYRMVKQAMIDHIPIPPANVHPVPVDGTPESAAARYAGILRDYYGADRLEPGRPLFDVNLLGIGDDGHTASLFPGAPQLSETQAWTVAVTGIKPEPRISLTYPTLDSAAAVVFLAAGAAKRPAVSRARAHDPDVPSGRVRPQGELLWYLDRDAAGGDA from the coding sequence ATGAACAAGGAACAAGCCTGCATCTTCCCGGACACCGATAGCCTGGTCGAACACCTTGCCGACTGGCTGATATCGCGCATCGCCGCGTGCGAGGGCCGCTTCGCCCTCGCGCTGTCCGGCGGCAGCACCCCCCGCCCGCTTTACGCCCTGCTGGCCGAACCGCAACGCGCCGGACGCATCGACTGGTCGCGCGTCCACCTGTTCTGGGGCGACGAACGCTTCGTGCCGCATGACGACCCGCAAAGCAACTACCGCATGGTCAAACAGGCCATGATCGACCACATCCCGATCCCGCCGGCGAACGTCCATCCCGTCCCCGTCGACGGTACCCCCGAATCCGCTGCCGCCCGCTACGCCGGCATCCTGCGCGACTATTACGGCGCCGACCGCCTGGAACCCGGCCGTCCGCTCTTCGACGTCAACCTGCTGGGCATCGGCGACGACGGCCACACCGCCTCGCTCTTTCCCGGCGCCCCCCAGCTATCCGAAACGCAGGCCTGGACCGTCGCCGTCACCGGCATCAAGCCCGAACCGCGCATCTCCCTTACCTATCCCACCCTGGACAGCGCCGCCGCGGTCGTCTTCCTGGCCGCCGGCGCCGCGAAACGCCCCGCGGTCAGCCGCGCCCGCGCCCACGACCCGGACGTTCCCTCCGGCCGCGTGCGCCCCCAGGGCGAACTCCTCTGGTACCTGGACCGCGACGCCGCCGGCGGCGACGCCTGA
- a CDS encoding LysR family transcriptional regulator, with protein sequence MRYDLTSLDLFTAVAEEKNLTRAARRKHLAVSAISKRIAELETQAGSPLLVRYARGVDLTPAGQSLLHYARQMQHTLALMEEELAGYAAGVKGHVRIHAITSALAQFLPGDIERFANDYPQIKFDIEERVGSAVVQAVIDGHADLGIFAEQTPAHGLQLFPYRQDELVAVVPASHPLAQRQKVRFDTLLDYEFVGPHLESSVHALLTAQAKKRGKPLRPRIRISGFDCMCKLVAAQLGIAILPRAVATPYLRGGKLRALTLAESWARRDLLIGVRSMETLPPTARSLVGYLRA encoded by the coding sequence ATGCGCTACGACCTGACCAGCCTGGATTTATTCACCGCCGTGGCGGAGGAAAAAAACCTGACCCGGGCCGCCCGGCGCAAGCACCTGGCGGTATCGGCCATCAGCAAGCGCATCGCCGAACTGGAGACCCAGGCCGGGTCGCCCCTGCTGGTGCGCTATGCGCGCGGCGTGGACCTGACGCCCGCCGGCCAATCGCTGCTGCACTACGCCCGACAGATGCAGCACACGCTCGCCCTCATGGAAGAAGAACTGGCCGGCTACGCCGCCGGCGTCAAGGGACATGTGCGCATCCACGCCATCACATCCGCGCTGGCGCAATTCCTGCCCGGCGACATCGAGCGTTTCGCCAACGATTATCCCCAGATCAAGTTCGACATCGAGGAACGCGTCGGCTCGGCCGTGGTGCAGGCCGTGATCGACGGCCACGCCGACCTGGGCATTTTCGCGGAACAGACGCCCGCGCACGGCCTGCAGCTCTTTCCCTACCGCCAGGACGAACTGGTGGCGGTGGTGCCGGCCTCCCACCCGCTGGCGCAGCGGCAGAAAGTCCGCTTCGACACCTTGCTGGATTATGAATTCGTCGGGCCGCACCTGGAAAGCTCCGTGCACGCGCTCCTGACGGCGCAGGCCAAGAAGCGCGGCAAGCCGCTGCGCCCGCGCATCCGCATCAGCGGCTTCGACTGCATGTGCAAACTGGTGGCGGCACAACTGGGTATCGCCATCCTGCCGCGCGCCGTGGCCACCCCCTACCTGCGCGGCGGCAAGCTGCGCGCCCTGACGCTGGCGGAATCCTGGGCGCGCCGGGATTTACTGATCGGTGTACGCAGCATGGAAACGCTCCCGCCCACGGCGCGGTCCCTGGTGGGTTACCTGCGCGCCTGA